The Chroicocephalus ridibundus chromosome 2, bChrRid1.1, whole genome shotgun sequence genome includes a region encoding these proteins:
- the CDCP1 gene encoding CUB domain-containing protein 1 isoform X1, whose protein sequence is MAAGRALAALLAALLAASAQLLQREASFTIALRTVDNVTVMIKLRPGVLVGCQIRVKNFFRSELKIKPGDNVTFTFTCSTPEKYFIMEIQKNIDCVSGPCPFGDVHLYPLGLPRLNRTFIWDVKASTKAGLELKFSTPWLRQIEPGETCPDFVSYNINSCIDKATVNIGTFCRNGSVSRVKLLGGVIMSLHLPWNSPLTTSGFNIANRASIKRLCIIESVLKGESSVTLMSPNYPLGFPEDELMTWQFVIPSSMRASVFFHNYSLSNCERKEERVEYYIPGSLSNPEVFKLSDSQPANIPGSFNLSLQGCDQDAQNPGILRLLFQVVVQHPQVDENVTHLVDLSKELNMTVTIHFEGWPSRIPVMSEPICLICKDPRTCDRVLTLVSGAIYKISFLCKDLSRLRITAEKGISCVDLQWCQRKIFYLLVPKAITQLPIQLHKFIWKLLAPDLINIEITSPSLKLQQHVPEQRCNTSYSYSIVGATPETELNVGVFCPGGSVEKIQMRNNVTISLKTFGKRFLNESKHQDLQMSFVPHIKDECSFTVSPDPKAKVYLQTPNWPYGLPPYVSISWYVVVPKKQVARLGFSKDRMGIACETGRAYVNIKEETAGAEETVRREDEPLPEPRNMYHDFWVNVSNCKPVDKTQLTLQFRVTLADKQIDLGVILAVLAGAGVLAAIGLTVCCVKKKKKKSQNPMVGVYNANVNTQVPGKQGLFTKGRKNNESHVYAVIDDAMVYGHLLKESNGSVSPEVDVYRPFDGPIGSLPPSPPPLSFRKDIKRSSNTEEPPPLTDTDHDTYTFAHQKSGQSEDIGDTSEKNNGDTSTSLLENKEQDGLVE, encoded by the exons TACTCCAGAGAAGTATTTCATCatggaaattcagaaaaatattg ACTGTGTGTCAGGTCCGTGTCCCTTCGGAGACGTTCATCTTTACCCACTGGGGCTACCTCGCCTTAACAGGACTTTCATCTGGGATGTGAAGGCAAGTACAAAGGCTGGACTTGAACTGAAATTTTCTACCCCGTGGCTAAGACAGATTGAACCGGGAGAGACATGCCCAGATTTTGTTAGCTACAATATCAACAGCTGCATCGATAAGGCCACGGTCAACATTGGCACCTTCTGCAGGAACGGCTCAGTGTCTCGTGTCAAGCTGCTGGGAGGAGTCATCATGTCTCTGCATCTCCCATGGAACTCGCCGCTCACCACCTCGGGCTTCAACATAGCTAACAGGGCTTCCATAAAAC gGTTATGCATTATTGAATCCGTTTTGAAGGGGGAGTCTTCAGTCACCTTGATGTCCCCAAACTACCCGCTGGGCTTTCCAGAAGACGAGCTCATGACGTGGCAGTTTGTGATTCCTTCCAGCATGAGAGCAAGCGTGTTTTTCCACAACTACAGCCTCTCCAACTGcgaaaggaaagaggagagggtgGAGTACTACATCCCCGGCTCCCTCAGCAACCCGGAGGTGTTCAAGCTGAGCGACAGCCAGCCTGCCAATATCCCTGGCAGTTTCAACCTGTCCCTGCAGGGCTGCGACCAGGATGCTCAGAACCCGGGCATCCTCCGCTTGCTCTTCCAAGTTGTCGTTCAGCACCCGCAGGTCGATGAGA ATGTCACCCATTTGGTTGACCTGAGCAAGGAATTGAATATGACTGTAACGATACACTTCGAAGGGTGGCCCAGCCGCATCCCAGTCATGTCTGAACCGATATGCCTGATCTGTAAGGATCCTCGCACCTGCGACCGCGTCTTGACTTTAGTGTCTGGCGCCATCTACAAGATCTCCTTTCTCTGCAAGGACTTGTCCCGTCTGAGGATCACAGCTGAAAAAGGCATAA GCTGTGTCGATCTTCAGTGGTGTCAGAGGAAGATCTTTTACCTTTTGGTGCCCAAGGCTATTACCCAATTGCCAATTCAACTGCATAAGTTTATTTGGAAGCTCTTGGCTCCCGATCTGATCAACATAGAAATTACGTCTCCGTCCTTGAAACTTCAGCAACATGTCCCAGAGCAGAGGTGCAACACAAGCTACAGTTACAGCATTGTTGGTGCCACCCCAGAGACGGAGTTGAATGTTGGTGTATTCTGTCCTGGTGGATCCGTTGAAAAGATTCAGATGAGGAATAACGTCACCATATCCTTAAAAACATTTGGTAAAAGATTCCTCAATGAGTCTAAGCATCAGGATCTGCAAATGTCTTTTGTGCCACATATTAAAG ATGAGTGCTCTTTCACTGTGAGTCCAGATCCAAAAGCTAAAGTTTACTTGCAGACTCCCAACTGGCCGTATGGTCTACCTCCTTATGTATCCATATCCTGGTACGTTGTCGTGCCCAAGAAGCAAGTTGCCCGCCTAGGGTTCTCCAAGGACCGCATGGGCATCGCTTGTGAGACGGGACGTGCCTATGTCAACATAAAGGAAGAGACAGCGGGGGCAGAGGAAACCGTGCGCCGTGAGGATGAGCCTCTGCCCGAGCCCCGAAATATGTATCATGACTTCTGGGTAAATGTCTCCAACTGTAAACCCGTGGATAAGACACAGCTGACCTTGCAGTTCCGGGTGACCCTTGCTGACAAGCAGATAG ACCTAGGAGTAATActtgctgtgctggctggggctggagttCTCGCGGCTATTGGACTCACTGTGTGCTGTGTTAAGAAGAA gaagaagaaaagccagaATCCCATGGTGGGAGTGTACAATGCTAACGTGAATACCCAGGTGCCTGGAAAACAAGGATTATTcacaaaagggaggaaaaacaatgAGTCTCATGTCTATGCAGTTATCGATGATGCTATGGTCTATGGGCACTTGCTGAAGGAATCCAATGGCTCAGTCTCTCCAGAAGTTGATGTGTACAGGCCGTTTGATGGACCCATTGGTAGCTTACCGCCTTCTCCACCTCCGTTGTCCTTCAGAAAAGACATTAAACGCTCTTCTAACACTGAGGAACCTCCACCTCTGACAGACACAGACCATGACACTTACACGTTTGCTCATCAGAAATCAGGGCAGTCAGAGGACATTGGAGATACAAGTGAAAAGAATAATGGAGATACAAGCACGTCCTTGCTGGAAAATAAGGAACAGGATGGTTTAGTGGAGTAA